In Thioclava sp. GXIMD2076, one DNA window encodes the following:
- a CDS encoding NADH-quinone oxidoreductase subunit D gives MMDGDIRQNHYDDGTQDALTGEQRIRNFNLNFGPQHPAAHGVLRMVVELDGEIVERVDPHIGLLHRGTEKLMESRTYLQNLPYFDRLDYVAPMNQEHAWCLAIEKLTGTEVPRRASLIRVLFCEIGRVLNHLLNVTTQAMDVGALTPPLWGFEEREKLMIFYERACGARLHSAYFRPGGVHQDLPPELIEDIDTWAKEFPAKLDDIDTLITENRVFKQRNVDIAIVTEQDIIDWSYSGVMVRGSGLAWDLRRSQPYECYDEFDFDVAVGKNGDCYDRYLVRMAEMRESVKIIRQALDKLRVEKGDILARGKITPPKRGDMKTSMESLIHHFKLYTEGFKVPAGEVYAAVEAPKGEFGVFLKSDGTNKPYRAKIRAPGYLHLQSMDYVGRGHMLADLAAIIGTMDIVFGEVDR, from the coding sequence ATGATGGACGGCGATATCCGGCAGAACCATTATGACGACGGCACGCAGGACGCCCTGACCGGCGAGCAGCGTATCCGGAACTTCAACCTCAACTTCGGTCCCCAGCACCCTGCCGCGCACGGCGTTCTGCGGATGGTGGTCGAGCTTGACGGCGAGATCGTGGAACGTGTGGACCCGCATATCGGCCTGCTGCATCGCGGCACCGAGAAGCTGATGGAAAGCCGCACCTATCTGCAGAACCTGCCCTATTTCGACCGGCTCGATTATGTCGCGCCGATGAATCAGGAACATGCATGGTGCCTCGCGATCGAGAAGCTGACCGGCACCGAGGTGCCGCGCCGTGCCTCGCTGATCCGCGTTCTGTTCTGCGAGATCGGGCGCGTGCTCAACCACCTGCTGAACGTCACCACGCAGGCCATGGATGTGGGCGCGCTGACGCCGCCGCTCTGGGGCTTCGAGGAACGCGAGAAGCTGATGATTTTCTACGAGCGGGCCTGTGGCGCGCGTCTGCACTCGGCCTATTTCCGGCCCGGCGGCGTGCATCAGGATCTGCCGCCCGAGCTGATCGAGGATATCGACACATGGGCGAAGGAATTCCCCGCAAAGCTGGACGATATCGACACGCTGATCACCGAGAACCGCGTGTTCAAGCAGCGCAATGTGGATATCGCCATCGTCACCGAGCAGGACATTATCGACTGGAGCTATTCCGGCGTGATGGTGCGCGGCTCGGGGCTTGCATGGGATCTGCGTCGCAGCCAGCCCTATGAATGCTATGACGAATTCGATTTCGACGTGGCGGTGGGCAAGAACGGCGATTGCTATGACCGCTATCTCGTCCGCATGGCCGAGATGCGCGAGTCGGTGAAGATCATCCGTCAGGCGCTCGACAAGCTGCGCGTGGAAAAGGGTGATATTCTGGCGCGTGGCAAGATCACGCCGCCCAAGCGCGGCGATATGAAGACCTCGATGGAGAGTCTGATCCACCACTTCAAGCTCTATACCGAAGGCTTCAAGGTGCCGGCGGGCGAGGTCTATGCCGCCGTCGAGGCGCCCAAGGGCGAATTCGGCGTGTTCCTCAAATCCGACGGCACCAACAAGCCCTACCGCGCCAAGATCCGCGCACCGGGCTATCTGCACCTGCAATCTATGGACTATGTCGGACGGGGGCACATGCTCGCCGATCTGGCCGCAATCATCGGCACGATGGATATCGTGTTCGGGGAGGTCGACCGCTAA
- a CDS encoding NADH-quinone oxidoreductase subunit A, producing the protein MHDYLREYLPILIFLCVAIALALLLLGAAAVIAIRNPDPEKVSAYECGFNAFDDARMKFDVRFYLVSILFIIFDLEVAFLFPWAVSFADLSMTGFWSMMVFLAVLTVGFAYEWKKGALEWA; encoded by the coding sequence GTGCACGACTACCTGCGCGAATATCTTCCCATCCTCATCTTTTTGTGCGTTGCCATTGCGTTGGCGCTTCTGCTTCTGGGGGCTGCTGCGGTCATCGCGATCCGCAATCCCGACCCCGAGAAAGTGTCGGCCTACGAATGCGGCTTCAACGCATTCGACGATGCGCGCATGAAATTCGACGTGCGCTTCTACCTCGTCTCGATCCTCTTCATCATCTTCGATCTGGAAGTGGCCTTCCTCTTCCCTTGGGCTGTGTCCTTTGCCGATCTGTCGATGACGGGGTTCTGGTCGATGATGGTCTTCTTGGCCGTGCTGACCGTGGGCTTTGCCTATGAATGGAAGAAAGGGGCGCTGGAATGGGCGTGA
- a CDS encoding HAD hydrolase-like protein has protein sequence METVVFDLDGTLADTSADLLAAANACFAERGLEARLDPEADALIAFHGGRAMLREGFERAGIADIEAAIEEDFEALLGHYDQHICVHTQLYPRARAAIEALRAAGYKTAICTNKPEALAVKLVAELGIAPLFDALIGADTLPTRKPDPAPYIASVVQAGGDVGRSILIGDTVTDRKTAEAVGVPCVLVTFGPEGEEILRLKPEASMASYAILPNLVAQLLPKLA, from the coding sequence ATGGAAACCGTAGTCTTCGATCTGGATGGAACGCTCGCCGATACCTCGGCCGATCTTCTGGCGGCGGCCAATGCCTGCTTTGCCGAACGCGGTCTGGAGGCGCGGCTCGATCCGGAGGCGGATGCGCTCATCGCCTTCCATGGCGGGCGTGCGATGCTGCGCGAGGGGTTCGAACGGGCGGGGATTGCCGATATCGAGGCCGCGATCGAGGAGGATTTCGAAGCTCTCCTTGGCCATTACGACCAGCATATCTGCGTTCATACGCAGCTCTATCCGCGCGCGCGCGCAGCCATCGAGGCACTCCGCGCGGCGGGCTACAAGACCGCGATCTGCACCAATAAACCCGAGGCACTGGCCGTGAAGCTGGTGGCGGAGCTAGGCATCGCGCCGCTCTTCGATGCGCTGATCGGTGCCGATACGCTGCCTACCCGCAAGCCCGACCCCGCACCCTATATCGCCTCTGTCGTGCAGGCGGGCGGCGATGTGGGGCGCTCGATCCTGATCGGCGATACGGTGACCGACCGCAAGACGGCCGAGGCCGTGGGCGTGCCCTGTGTGCTGGTGACCTTCGGCCCCGAGGGAGAGGAGATCCTGCGGCTCAAGCCCGAGGCGTCGATGGCCAGCTATGCAATCCTACCCAATCTTGTGGCGCAGTTGCTGCCGAAACTTGCCTGA
- a CDS encoding DNA alkylation repair protein gives MSRKRGGRKGPKPEILQDDGTRLPPEEAAKLSAEAAAYAASDADYEYFEEEAEAEDALPPPTIEDALYALEAWTDADRAAQIKAQTGTSCRVIGVTATGITDMAAMWREALDNEGRVSLAHELWQSGIFEARIAAAKLLTQARMRPDDMAWQLLTQWIEEADCFALIDALCKPAAKRLQGNLARLSQLDAWAADGQPTLSGDLEEDELDDDAIEPPQGPVGPKIAIFLMTRPYTKLRNPKPEDHRVQDHLLTLAARLAPGAPVELSRAIGRWLADLAKFERARVEHFLATQEHLPRTLRREAQNGL, from the coding sequence ATGAGCCGCAAACGTGGGGGCCGCAAAGGCCCCAAACCCGAGATCCTTCAGGATGATGGCACCCGCTTGCCCCCCGAGGAAGCCGCAAAACTCAGCGCCGAGGCCGCGGCTTACGCCGCCTCCGACGCCGATTACGAATATTTCGAGGAAGAGGCAGAGGCGGAAGATGCCCTGCCTCCGCCCACGATCGAGGACGCGCTCTATGCGCTCGAGGCATGGACGGATGCCGATCGCGCAGCCCAGATAAAGGCCCAGACCGGCACCAGCTGCCGCGTGATCGGCGTCACGGCGACCGGCATCACCGATATGGCCGCCATGTGGCGCGAGGCGCTCGACAATGAGGGCCGCGTGAGCCTGGCCCACGAGCTCTGGCAATCGGGCATCTTTGAGGCCCGCATCGCCGCCGCCAAGTTGCTGACTCAGGCGCGGATGCGCCCTGACGATATGGCATGGCAACTCCTGACCCAATGGATCGAGGAGGCCGATTGCTTCGCGCTGATCGATGCACTGTGCAAACCGGCCGCCAAACGCCTGCAGGGCAATCTGGCGCGCCTGAGCCAGCTCGATGCCTGGGCCGCCGACGGCCAGCCGACCCTCTCCGGCGATCTCGAGGAAGACGAGCTCGATGATGACGCAATCGAACCACCCCAAGGCCCTGTCGGTCCGAAGATCGCGATCTTCCTGATGACGCGCCCCTATACCAAGCTGCGCAACCCCAAGCCCGAAGACCACCGCGTGCAGGATCACCTGCTGACGCTGGCCGCACGGCTTGCCCCCGGCGCACCGGTCGAGCTGTCGCGTGCCATCGGGCGCTGGCTGGCGGATCTGGCCAAGTTCGAGCGCGCCCGCGTCGAACATTTCCTCGCCACGCAGGAACATCTGCCGCGCACGCTGCGCCGCGAGGCCCAGAACGGTCTTTGA
- a CDS encoding DegT/DnrJ/EryC1/StrS family aminotransferase translates to MSDEIFRKPFTQQEPLPEAAIARAVEVMRHGRLHRYNTLPGEHGEVADLEVEFADFTGARFALAVASGGYALACALRAIELKHGEKVLTNAFTLAPVPGAIASVGGVPVLVEVTEDLVIDLDDLEAKADQARVLMLSHMRGHICDMDRLMAIAGRHGLTVIEDCAHTMGAAWKGTPSGRHGLIGCYSTQTYKHMNSGEGGLIVSDDPMVMARAILLSGSYMLYPRHRAAPANGYFEHLKYDTPNVSGRMDNLRAAILRPQLADLPAQIARWNALYRRMEAGLADLERLQLVARPEAESFVGSSFQFRLPGFSAAMVVDFITRCLARGVELKWFGAREPMGFTSRHESWRYVPKADLPRAGAVLDTLVDMRLPLSFDPEDISLISRIIRAELLKTPVI, encoded by the coding sequence ATGAGCGACGAGATCTTCCGAAAGCCCTTCACCCAGCAGGAGCCCCTGCCGGAGGCGGCGATCGCCCGCGCGGTGGAGGTGATGCGGCACGGGCGGCTCCACCGCTACAACACATTGCCGGGCGAGCATGGCGAGGTGGCCGATCTGGAAGTCGAGTTTGCCGATTTTACCGGGGCGCGCTTTGCGCTGGCTGTGGCCTCGGGGGGCTATGCGCTGGCCTGTGCGTTACGCGCGATCGAGCTGAAACACGGCGAGAAGGTGCTGACAAATGCTTTCACACTCGCCCCTGTGCCGGGTGCGATTGCGAGTGTCGGCGGCGTGCCGGTGCTGGTGGAGGTGACCGAGGATCTGGTGATCGATCTCGACGATCTGGAGGCCAAGGCGGATCAGGCGCGGGTCTTGATGCTCAGCCATATGCGCGGCCATATCTGTGACATGGACCGGCTGATGGCGATTGCCGGGCGCCACGGGCTGACGGTAATCGAGGATTGCGCGCATACGATGGGCGCGGCGTGGAAGGGCACGCCCTCTGGGCGGCATGGGCTGATCGGCTGCTATTCGACCCAGACCTACAAGCATATGAATTCGGGGGAGGGCGGGCTGATCGTCAGCGACGATCCGATGGTGATGGCGCGGGCGATCCTGCTGTCGGGGAGCTATATGCTCTATCCCCGCCATCGTGCCGCTCCCGCAAACGGGTATTTCGAGCATCTGAAATATGACACGCCCAATGTGTCGGGGCGGATGGACAACCTGCGCGCCGCAATCCTGCGCCCGCAGCTGGCCGATCTGCCCGCGCAGATCGCACGCTGGAATGCGCTTTACCGGCGGATGGAAGCGGGGCTTGCAGATCTCGAGCGGCTGCAACTCGTCGCGCGGCCCGAGGCCGAATCCTTTGTGGGATCGTCTTTCCAGTTCCGGCTGCCGGGGTTCTCTGCCGCGATGGTGGTGGATTTCATCACCCGCTGCCTTGCGCGCGGCGTGGAGCTGAAATGGTTCGGCGCGCGCGAGCCGATGGGCTTTACCTCCCGCCATGAGAGTTGGCGCTATGTGCCCAAGGCAGATCTGCCGCGGGCAGGGGCGGTGCTCGATACCCTGGTCGATATGCGCCTGCCATTGAGCTTCGATCCCGAGGATATCTCGCTGATTTCGCGGATCATTCGCGCGGAGTTGTTAAAAACGCCGGTGATATAA
- a CDS encoding NADH-quinone oxidoreductase subunit C, protein MTTDATDTKTDALAELAAHIEMRRPDDVLSTEIAFGELTVNVTLSGIANFVAFLKEDPNCMFSSLTDLTAVDYPQRAKRFDMVWQFLSMYRNQRIRVKAEVRADEMVPSITEVHRCANWFEREVFDMFGILFSGHPDLRRLLTDYGFRGHPLRKDFPTTGYVEVRWDEVQKRVVYEPVKLVQEYRQFDFLSPWEGAKYILPGDEKGAK, encoded by the coding sequence ATGACCACTGACGCAACCGATACCAAAACCGATGCGCTGGCCGAGCTGGCCGCGCATATCGAGATGCGCCGTCCCGATGACGTGCTCTCGACCGAAATCGCCTTTGGCGAGCTGACGGTGAATGTGACGCTTTCGGGGATCGCGAATTTCGTGGCCTTCCTCAAGGAAGACCCCAATTGCATGTTCTCCTCGCTCACCGATCTGACGGCGGTGGATTACCCGCAGCGCGCGAAGCGTTTCGATATGGTCTGGCAGTTCCTGTCGATGTATCGCAACCAGCGCATCCGCGTGAAGGCCGAGGTCCGCGCCGACGAGATGGTCCCCTCGATCACCGAGGTGCATAGATGCGCCAACTGGTTCGAGCGCGAGGTCTTCGACATGTTCGGGATCCTGTTCTCGGGCCATCCCGACCTGCGCCGCCTGCTGACCGATTATGGCTTCCGTGGCCACCCGCTGCGCAAGGACTTCCCCACCACCGGCTATGTCGAGGTGCGTTGGGACGAGGTGCAAAAGCGCGTAGTCTACGAGCCTGTGAAGCTTGTTCAGGAATACCGCCAGTTCGACTTCCTCAGCCCGTGGGAAGGGGCGAAATACATCCTTCCGGGCGACGAGAAGGGGGCGAAGTAA
- the glmS gene encoding glutamine--fructose-6-phosphate transaminase (isomerizing) produces MCGIIGVLGTHEVSPLLVESLKRLEYRGYDSAGIATINEGRLDRRRAVGKLWNLSDLLVHEPLPGKSGIGHTRWATHGAATVANAHPHRSGPVAVVHNGIIENFRELRAELAEAGITPETETDTETVAQLTRLMMDRGMAPREAAVATLKKLEGAFALLWLFDGEADLMIAARKGSPLAIGHGDGEMFVGSDAIALSPMTDRITYLEEGDYAFITRAGAEIFDHEGRRANRDEARIDLGQTRVEKGGYKHFMAKEIAEQPVVLADALTHYLQGDTINLPETVDFTGIERLTLVACGTAFYACQTAKYWFEKLAGIPCEIDVASEFRYREPPMPARSVALFVSQSGETADTLAALRYCNEKVEKTIAVINVPTSTMAREADIALPIHAGIEVGVASTKAFTCQLLTLAVLALKAGLDRGHLGSDEARKHMEALRALPGLMNAGLGIGERIAELSNQLAEAQDILFLGRGPLYPLAMEGALKLKEISYIHAEGYASGELKHGPIALIERTVPVIVFAPHDGLFDKTVSNMQEVMARHGKVLLVSDAQGLAEASEGTWATLQLPEVLEPWAPILYALPAQLLAYHTAIAKGTDVDQPRNLAKSVTVE; encoded by the coding sequence ATGTGCGGAATCATCGGCGTCCTCGGCACGCATGAAGTCTCCCCCCTACTGGTCGAAAGCCTCAAGCGGCTGGAATATCGCGGCTATGACAGCGCAGGCATTGCCACGATCAACGAGGGCCGCCTCGACCGTCGCCGCGCGGTGGGCAAACTGTGGAACCTCTCGGATCTTCTGGTCCACGAACCGCTGCCGGGCAAATCGGGCATCGGCCATACCCGCTGGGCCACCCATGGCGCGGCCACAGTGGCCAACGCGCATCCGCATCGTTCGGGTCCGGTGGCGGTGGTCCATAACGGCATCATCGAGAATTTCCGCGAGCTGCGGGCCGAGCTGGCTGAAGCCGGCATCACCCCCGAGACCGAAACCGATACCGAAACCGTCGCCCAGCTGACCCGCCTGATGATGGATCGCGGCATGGCGCCGCGCGAGGCCGCTGTCGCCACGCTGAAAAAGCTCGAGGGTGCCTTCGCGCTTCTGTGGCTCTTTGACGGTGAGGCCGATCTGATGATCGCCGCCCGCAAGGGCTCGCCTCTTGCCATCGGTCATGGCGATGGCGAGATGTTCGTGGGCTCGGATGCCATCGCGCTTTCGCCGATGACCGACCGTATCACCTATCTCGAAGAGGGCGATTACGCCTTCATCACCCGTGCGGGCGCCGAGATCTTCGATCACGAGGGCCGCCGCGCCAATCGTGACGAGGCCCGCATCGATCTGGGCCAGACCCGCGTCGAGAAAGGCGGTTACAAGCATTTCATGGCCAAGGAGATCGCCGAACAGCCGGTGGTTCTGGCCGATGCGCTGACCCATTATCTGCAGGGCGATACGATCAACCTGCCGGAAACGGTCGATTTTACGGGGATCGAACGGCTGACGCTGGTGGCCTGTGGCACCGCCTTCTATGCCTGCCAGACCGCGAAATACTGGTTCGAGAAACTCGCGGGCATTCCCTGCGAGATCGATGTGGCCTCGGAGTTCCGCTACCGCGAACCGCCGATGCCTGCCCGTTCGGTCGCGCTGTTTGTCAGCCAGTCGGGCGAGACCGCCGATACGCTGGCCGCCCTGCGCTATTGCAACGAGAAGGTCGAGAAGACCATCGCCGTCATCAATGTGCCGACCTCCACCATGGCGCGCGAGGCCGATATCGCCCTGCCGATCCATGCCGGTATCGAGGTGGGCGTGGCCTCGACCAAGGCCTTTACCTGCCAATTGCTGACGCTGGCCGTGCTGGCACTGAAGGCAGGGCTCGACCGCGGCCATCTCGGCTCTGATGAGGCCCGTAAACATATGGAGGCGCTGCGCGCCCTGCCCGGCCTGATGAATGCGGGCCTCGGTATCGGCGAGCGCATCGCCGAGCTGTCGAACCAGCTGGCCGAAGCGCAGGATATCCTCTTCCTCGGGCGCGGTCCGCTTTATCCGCTGGCCATGGAAGGCGCGCTGAAACTCAAGGAAATCAGCTATATCCACGCCGAAGGCTATGCCAGCGGCGAGCTGAAACACGGGCCAATCGCTTTGATCGAGCGCACCGTGCCGGTGATCGTCTTCGCCCCCCATGACGGGCTCTTCGACAAGACCGTGTCGAACATGCAGGAGGTCATGGCGCGCCATGGCAAGGTGCTGCTGGTGTCCGATGCCCAAGGTCTGGCCGAGGCCTCCGAGGGCACATGGGCCACGCTGCAACTGCCGGAAGTGCTTGAACCATGGGCGCCGATCCTCTATGCGCTACCAGCTCAGCTTCTGGCCTATCACACCGCCATCGCCAAAGGCACGGATGTGGACCAGCCCCGCAACCTTGCAAAATCGGTGACTGTCGAATGA
- a CDS encoding NADH-quinone oxidoreductase subunit B family protein, with protein MGVMTSANTAAVDKEFATQAINKELQDKGFLLTSTEDVINWARNGSLHWMTFGLACCAVEMMQVSMPRYDVERFGMAPRASPRQSDLMIVAGTLTNKMAPALRKVYDQMPEPRYVISMGSCANGGGYYHYSYSVVRGCDRIVPVDIYVPGCPPTAEALLYGLLQLQRKIRRTGTLVR; from the coding sequence ATGGGCGTGATGACCTCTGCCAATACCGCCGCCGTGGACAAGGAATTCGCCACGCAAGCGATCAACAAGGAGTTGCAGGACAAGGGCTTCCTGCTGACCTCCACCGAGGATGTGATCAACTGGGCGCGCAATGGCTCGCTGCACTGGATGACCTTCGGACTGGCCTGCTGCGCCGTCGAGATGATGCAGGTATCGATGCCGCGCTATGACGTGGAACGTTTCGGGATGGCGCCACGCGCCAGCCCGCGCCAGTCGGACCTGATGATCGTGGCAGGCACCCTGACCAACAAGATGGCGCCCGCTTTGCGCAAGGTCTATGACCAGATGCCCGAGCCGCGCTATGTGATCTCGATGGGCTCCTGCGCCAATGGCGGTGGCTATTACCATTACAGCTATTCGGTCGTGCGCGGCTGTGACCGCATCGTGCCCGTGGATATCTATGTGCCGGGCTGCCCGCCCACGGCGGAGGCGCTGCTCTACGGGCTGCTGCAGCTCCAACGCAAGATCCGCCGCACCGGCACGCTGGTGCGCTGA
- the glmU gene encoding bifunctional UDP-N-acetylglucosamine diphosphorylase/glucosamine-1-phosphate N-acetyltransferase GlmU, with protein MANALIILAAGQGTRMNSDLPKVLHQVGRAPLVAHALAAGRALDPERVVTVTGHGAELVEKAVAEWAPEAQCVRQDEQLGTGHAVAQALPHLDGYHGRVIVLYGDTPFIRPETLEAMAESDAAVTVLGFEAEDPGRYGRLVTHGHALERIVEYKDATEEEREITLCNSGVIACDAVLLTELVQGLGNDNAAGEYYLTDIVGMARARGLTTEVVTCDEEETLGINTRFELSVAEDLFQDRQRADALENGVSMVDPSTVYFALDTYLGRDVTVGPNVVFGTGVTVESGAAIEAFCHLEGCHISRGATVGPFARLRPGAELAENVHVGNFVEVKNSSLAEGVKVGHLTYLGDAEIGARSNIGAGTITCNYDGVFKHRTVIGQDAFIGSSTMLVAPVTVGNQALTGSGSVITENVPDEALAIARGQQVNKPGLAAKLMAKLRAAKAKG; from the coding sequence ATGGCGAACGCGCTGATCATCCTTGCCGCAGGGCAAGGCACCCGCATGAATTCCGACCTGCCCAAAGTGCTGCATCAGGTGGGCCGCGCGCCGCTGGTGGCCCATGCGCTGGCCGCAGGGCGCGCCCTCGATCCCGAGCGCGTGGTGACCGTCACCGGCCACGGGGCCGAGCTGGTCGAAAAGGCCGTAGCGGAATGGGCGCCCGAGGCACAATGCGTGCGTCAGGACGAACAGCTGGGCACCGGCCATGCCGTGGCGCAGGCCCTGCCCCATCTTGATGGCTATCATGGCCGGGTGATCGTGCTCTATGGCGACACCCCCTTCATCCGCCCCGAAACGCTGGAAGCGATGGCCGAGTCGGATGCCGCCGTTACCGTGCTGGGGTTCGAGGCCGAGGATCCGGGCCGCTACGGGCGGCTGGTAACCCATGGCCATGCCCTCGAGCGGATCGTCGAATACAAGGACGCCACCGAGGAAGAACGCGAGATCACCCTGTGCAATTCGGGTGTCATCGCCTGCGATGCGGTGCTGCTGACCGAGCTGGTGCAGGGGCTGGGTAATGACAATGCGGCGGGCGAATATTATCTCACAGATATCGTGGGCATGGCGCGGGCGCGCGGGCTGACCACCGAGGTGGTGACCTGCGACGAGGAAGAGACGCTGGGCATCAATACCCGCTTCGAACTTTCCGTAGCCGAGGATCTGTTCCAGGACCGCCAGCGCGCCGACGCGCTCGAGAACGGCGTGAGCATGGTCGACCCCTCCACCGTCTATTTCGCGCTCGACACCTATCTGGGGCGCGATGTCACCGTGGGGCCGAATGTCGTCTTCGGCACCGGCGTCACCGTGGAATCGGGAGCCGCCATCGAGGCCTTCTGCCATCTGGAAGGCTGCCATATCTCGCGTGGCGCGACGGTCGGGCCCTTCGCCCGCCTGCGTCCCGGCGCGGAACTGGCCGAAAACGTCCATGTCGGCAATTTCGTCGAGGTGAAGAACTCCTCGCTCGCCGAGGGCGTGAAGGTGGGCCACCTGACCTATCTGGGCGATGCCGAGATCGGCGCGCGCAGCAATATCGGCGCGGGCACCATCACCTGCAACTATGACGGCGTCTTCAAGCATCGCACCGTGATCGGTCAGGATGCGTTCATCGGATCGTCGACAATGCTGGTCGCCCCCGTCACCGTCGGCAATCAGGCGCTGACCGGCTCGGGCTCGGTCATCACCGAGAACGTCCCCGACGAGGCGCTGGCCATCGCCCGCGGCCAGCAGGTCAACAAGCCCGGTCTTGCAGCAAAACTCATGGCGAAGCTGCGCGCCGCCAAAGCGAAAGGCTGA
- the nuoE gene encoding NADH-quinone oxidoreductase subunit NuoE → MLRRLHHEQPESFEFTPANHEWALAQMTKYPVGRQASAIIPLLFRAQEQEGWLSRPAIEYVADMLEMPYMRALEVATFYFMFHLAPVGSVAHIQICGTTSCMICGSEDLMKVCKEKIAPNPHELSADGTLSWEEVECLGACANAPMAQIGRDYYEDLSEESIGELIDQLKAGERPVPGSRKGRFSSEPLSGPNACVEVEGDKEEHNATTSIALKYGTYLKKIDGTEVELTAPWKVNGQIGPVGLMGAEPRPKTAAQQAAARGPRPAKGVPADSTGITEQEAEADSKGKPTEDSKPL, encoded by the coding sequence ATGCTTCGCCGTCTACATCACGAACAGCCCGAGAGCTTCGAGTTCACGCCCGCCAACCATGAATGGGCGTTGGCGCAGATGACCAAATATCCGGTCGGGCGTCAGGCATCGGCCATCATTCCTCTGCTGTTCCGCGCGCAGGAGCAGGAGGGCTGGCTGAGCCGTCCGGCTATCGAATATGTCGCCGATATGCTCGAGATGCCTTACATGCGCGCGCTCGAGGTTGCGACCTTCTACTTCATGTTCCATCTGGCCCCTGTGGGCTCGGTCGCGCATATCCAGATCTGCGGCACCACGTCGTGCATGATCTGCGGGTCCGAGGACCTGATGAAGGTCTGCAAGGAAAAGATCGCGCCCAATCCGCACGAGCTGTCGGCGGATGGCACGCTGTCCTGGGAAGAGGTCGAGTGCCTTGGTGCCTGCGCCAATGCGCCGATGGCCCAGATCGGCCGCGATTACTACGAGGATCTCTCGGAAGAGAGCATCGGTGAGCTGATCGACCAGCTGAAAGCGGGAGAGCGCCCGGTGCCGGGCTCGCGTAAGGGGCGGTTCTCCTCCGAGCCGCTCTCGGGTCCGAATGCCTGTGTCGAGGTTGAAGGTGATAAGGAAGAGCATAATGCGACGACCTCCATCGCCCTGAAATACGGCACCTATCTGAAAAAGATCGACGGGACCGAAGTCGAGCTGACCGCGCCTTGGAAGGTGAATGGCCAGATCGGGCCGGTGGGTCTGATGGGGGCGGAACCGCGCCCCAAGACCGCCGCCCAGCAGGCCGCTGCCCGTGGTCCGCGCCCCGCCAAGGGTGTGCCCGCCGATAGCACCGGTATCACCGAACAAGAAGCCGAAGCTGACTCCAAAGGAAAACCGACCGAAGATTCCAAGCCGCTTTAA